The Raphanus sativus cultivar WK10039 chromosome 6, ASM80110v3, whole genome shotgun sequence sequence GTTGTAAAATGCATGAGGGTTACTTCCTCCGACAAGAACCCTCCCATCACGTAGAAGAATTGCCGTAGAGTGATACATTCTTGGTATTGTATTCGGGTTCAACGACTCAAACCTCGAGTTAACCGGATTCTCTGGATGGTATAGGTCAGGTACGAAAACAGGTTCACGACCAAGCTCCCATGCAGCTGACCCAGAAGAACCACCGTTGATAAGCAACACATCTCCGTTGGGTAAAAGCGTCATGTCTCCCATGACTCTAGCATGTGGCATCTTCTCAACAGTCCATTGAGGATTCTCATCGTTGATCTTGATTCTCGCACACGTGTCAAGAGCTTTCACGAACGTTCTCTTTCTAAACGCGAGGATGAATGATCCTTTCGGTGCACCTCCACACACCAGAACTTCCGCATCGATCTTGTCCGCTTCAAGATTCTTCAACGGTAATAACACGGCTGAGCCAGTGCTCGGATAGCTCCTAGGATCACCGCCGGGAATCGCCGGGTAAGTTTTCACCACTTTGTTTTTAACATAGTCGAGTAGTATCGCTCGGTTGTTAGCGAATATAAATAGATTCCCATCGGTGTTGAGGAAAACGTAAGGGTAAAGATTATTCTCTTCTCCTCTGTCATTAGTCTCGGCCAAAAACGGTAAGTCGATGACGTTAGGAGATGTCGTTTTTGGGAAGTACTCGTAGTTGAATTGTCTTTGACCTCCGATAATGATTTGTTTACCGTCGGGAAGGATATGGTTAGAAGAGTACCATCTCCTCCTTGCTAATCCGTTGTTAATCTCGACCCAGTCGCACTCATTGTTACCACAAGGAGTGAAGGTTCTCGCTTTTAACTCCCCGTCCCGGTCTCCACCGGTTTGGACAAGAACACCGTCCGGTCTAAGAGAACCGGAGGAGCACCATGTGTTGGATTGTACAGTTAATGGACGAACAGTGTTTGATTCAACGTTGTATTCGATGGAGTGAGCTGTGCAGTCAATTTTGGAGATGGGGTCTTGTGGATTGTTACGGCAGTTACCGTTGGGGAGAGAGATGTTCGATGGACCAAAATTGGTTCGGTCGAACATCACGACACGGTCGTTGGGAAGGAGCTGCATGTGCATAGCGGAGATTCCGACGTTGGAAAGGAGGAGATCCCATTTTCCTCCGGCCGCCAATGTTACGTGAAATGTTAGGAGGAATTGGAGGGATGTTAGCAAGAGAGTATAGATTGTTGTGGCTCGTGCTGCCATTTTCGGTTCTTGTTTGATCGTTGTGTGTTTAGTTGTTGTTGTCTGTGTTGTGATGCAAATGTTTCGTGTCTGCTTCGTTTATATAATGGTCGATGGAACATAACTAAACGTTATTCTATGTagtagttttaaaataatagttgtGTTATTATTTAGTAgttccaaaaaattaaaaagtccaacgtattattaattatttgagaTTTCGTTatctatttgtttttgtttttcttgaaGTACTTGTATATACATCTTTTattgcatgtttttttttttgaaaaaacctTTTATTGCATGTTCAAATTAATAACATATCTTAATCTGCGACTGTCAAGAGAAAAAATAGCATATCTTAGCCGCCGAGTTAATGTTCTATACAAGGGTTCATgataattaaactttttttgcCTATTTTAGTTATAGGCAAAAGTAAaacttaatattaattttaagaaaGTCTTcactatatatgttttgatgTTTGTTCGTTCACGTAGCAGTGATAGATTTCGTGGAAGCAAAACATATGAGCCATTtccttatttattatttttttttttgaaaaagaacaaTTTCCTTATTTATCTTTCTTAgttctttctttttgatttgCAACAACTATTTGAGACCAACTATTTTTAGATGTATGATTGCATTCATATACCTATAATCACTATTATATTACAGATAGAATAGGATTTGTCGTGGAAGGAACATTTATATTATTGGATATACATTATACTCGAGGGATTTGACACATTATTAtggattcttttcttttttctcaaaaaGTATTATCGATTATCTGAGAATCTGAGGTTAATTAGTACcagagacttttttttttgtaactagtACCAGAGACTTTAAGGACGAATTAATGATGAagagttgaagattttataCAAGAGTCCGTTACGTTTGAAGTTAGAAAaagaatagattttttttttttgtaacaagaagaaaaagaatagATAAAGCAATAAAAAGAGCCTGTTACCTTGTTATGTTTTACACTTTTTCGTGTGGTTTCGTTGCATGTTAGTCATTTTATTGTCGCTATTTTTCTTGTTataaatgactaaattaacatGCACATAAAAACATGGTTACCAACCGCATGTCAACCTTTAGCAAAAGATTCATGCACATAAAATTAAACTCTTTTTTCTTCAAAGGGTTGTAGATTACTTTTATGTATATCTTCTATGTTTATTTCTGATTATGCATATCTTAAAAAATGATCATGCACATCTAAATGATTACGATGATTCATTTTTTTGCTTAGATGTCAAATATCGTACTAATTCTAAGTCGTTTGATTcgtttcaattatttttaattatatataataattcgTCGAACGgacatttaaaattatttaattttacattatcCTTGATTGACTTAATATGTAATACAATTATTTGTGATATTAATTTGATCGGTAGGCTGCAAGGACGACTTAGTGATGGCGATGTTGTGTTAACATCAAACAtgcaaactatatattatacaagTCAACACTAGTAAAAAACAGGGCCACAGCCACGAATATGCCACACGAATTTCGTGGCAAAAACGTAAAAGCTACGATATACCTACGATATGCTACGAAAATTAAAACGTGGCACTTTGCTGGCAAAATGTAGCAAAGATTGATACGACAATTGCTACGATTATATTCGTGGCACATATTTGCTACGCTTTGCTACGTTTTAATTGTGGGTAttgacatatattattattttaacttaGTCGGttaggaaaaaacaaaaaagacgATTGCCACGAAAAGATTCGTAGCAAACCCGTGGCAgcccaccaaaaaaaaaatcccgcCAATCCAATCCTGCACATAGGACAGagataaaatacaaaaactGAAGCCACGAAAATGTTTCGTGGGTAATTTCGTGGTAAGCTTTCTCAGTGGTATCACATCCGTCTGATTGGGTGCAGAAAAGATTCTAAAGAGTGCCACGAAAATAATCGTATCAAACCGTAGCAAAATTCGTGGCATGTCGTAGCAGAAAGCGTAGCAAATTTCGTGGCAACTCGAGGCAAAAACGTGGCAAGATTTTTTCTACATAAACAAGCAAACACCCGAGAGTTCAATCACTTGCAACAACCATAACAACAATCAAAACGTGATATCAAACCatttttcccaaaaaaaaagagagagatttcAATgtcttattattttcaaaatcgaGAGTGGATGGATCGACACATTGATCCAGTTGATAATAATGTTTCGAGAGAGTTTAGCGAAGGTGTTGAAGTTTTTATCGCCTTTGCCTCGAGTCAAAATTCTTTCATGGAGCGAAAAACCATGTTATGTCCTTGTGTAACTTGTGGAAACCGAAAGCAACGTGATGTAAGAACCGTATCTCGTCATCTTTACCGAGTCGGCTTCAAAAGTAATTATTATGTATGGTCAAGCCATGGAGAAACTTACTATGACGTTGGACAATCATCGACGGGAGGTCAATTTATGGGAGATGAAGCAAGATATGCAGACGGGCCATATGAAGAGAATATTTCGGGAGGAGACTTTGGGTCAACTGAAATACCAGAAAATTTGATGGAAGAACCTAATGAAGAGCAATATGAAGAAAGAGTGTTTGAAGCTTTCGAAGCCGCTAATCAACCACTATATGATGGATGTGTTGAAGGTATTTCTCAACTTTACTTGGCATCTCGTTTAATGAAAGTAAAAACTGATCATAATTTGGCGGAGTCATGTATGGATGAGATATCACAAACTTTTAGAGATGTTTTGCCACAACCAAATATAGCTCCTGAGTCATATTATGAGATGAAGAAGTTGACGAAGTCGCTTGGTCTCCCTGTTGTGAAGATCGATATTTGTGAGGATAATTGCATGTTATTTTGGAAAGAAGATCGCGAGCTGTTGGCGTGTCGGTTTTGTGGAAAAGATAGATATCACCAGAATAACCACGGAAAGGGGAAAAGGCGTCCAAAACAGAGAATGTTCTATTTGCCTATTATGGAGAGGTTGAGGCGTCTTTACCAACAAGAGGCTACTGCAGCACAAATGCGATGGCACACAGAACATGAGTCGCCAGATGGAGAAATGCACCACCCTTCTGATGCAGCAGCGTGGAAGCATTTTAACAAGGTATATCCTGATTTCGCTGCGGAAAGTCGAAATGTTTATCTAGGATTATCAACAGATGGATTTAATCCAGTGGGTATGAGCGGTGAATCCCACTCGGTTTGGCCCGTCATCGTAACCCCGTATAACCTACCTCCTGGTATGTGTATGAAAAgagaatatttctttttatcagTACTAGTTCCTGGGCCAAGGCATCCAAAGAAGAGCATTGATATCTATCTGCAGCCGTTAATTGAAGAACTAAAAAGTTTGTGGAGCGATGGAGTTGAAGCATATGATGTCTCGAAGAAGCAaaattttacgatgcgagcCGCACTAATGTGGACAATTAATGACTTTCCCGCTTACGGCATGATGTCCGGATGGATGACTCATGGCCGtttagcttgtccatattgtctTGATGATACAAAGTCTTTTTGGTTGCAACATGGAAGGAAGCATAGTTGGTTTGACTGCCATAGAATGTTTTTGCCAAGGGAGCATCCTTACAGAAGAAATGTCCAAGCTTTTCGAAAGGGGAAGACAGTAACTGATGATCCTCCACCATGGTTGACAGGAGAAGAAATTCTCCGCGAAAGAATCAACAACATCGAAGGTCTGAAGAAAACTGTCGATTGTGGAGGAAATGGACACGAGAAATCTGCGAGTACTATAAACGGCTACGGCAAAGACCACAATTGGGTGAAGAAGAGTATtttttgggagttgccatattgggAAAACCTTCTTCTTCGCCATAACCTGGACTTCATGCACGTTGAGAAAAATTTCTTTGATAATCTTATCAACACAGTTCTTAATGTTCCcgggaagacaaaagataatgCAAAGTCGAGGATGGATCTACCTGATTTGTGCAGACGGTCTGAGTTACATATGAAGGATGATGGAACGATGCCAGTCCCGATATTCCGGTTGTCAAAGGAGGAAACAAAAGAATTTCTGCGATGGttgaaaaatgatataaaatttccAGATGGATACGCTTCAAAGTTTAGTAGGTGTATAGACGAGACGAATGGCAAGATTTCAGGTCTGAAAAGTCATGATTGTCACGTCATTATGCAGCGACTTCTCCCATTTGCGTTTAAGGAATTACTTCCCAAAAGTGTTCACATTGCCATTTCAGGTAGATAATCTTAATAATTAGTTTGATATGTGTTATTATCGACTAACCCCTGTTATTTTTTGTAGAGATAGCACTCTTCTTTCGTGATATCTCTGCGAAGATACTTAAGCATGAAGATGTTGCCATTTTGAAAGAAAACATTGCGGTGAAGCTTTGCAATTTGGAGACGATTTTTCCACCGTCTTTCTTCGATGTTATGGAACATCTTGCCGTACATTTAGCAGACGAAGCTGCTTTAGGTGGCCCCGTGCAATATAGATGGATGTATCCTTTCGAGCGATACATGTACCATCTgaaaaagaaagttaaaaataagGCACACATTGGAGGTTCCATCGTTGCACAATATGTGAATGAGGAAATATCTACCGCTTCTGCTAACTTCTTTGGTAATCCACAAGTGGTACCTGAGGTTCCACTTCCCGGAGAAGTTCGATTTACATATCAATATCCAGATGTGCCTAACTTGTTTTATCACGAAGGTCGGGTTAGTGGAAAATCTGAAGAGAAATGGCTAACCGATGATGACTACACCGTCCTCCAGACTTTTCTGATGCTCAATTGTGATACATTCGAACCCTATGAAAGGtacttcgatttttttttattattttttcaggATATCTGAAGttataatctttaaaaaaaatacacaggATGTTCAAGGAGTTTATGATGGAGAGAGACCCATATATGTCTAGTAATGACCTACAAATACTGAAAGACCAACAATTTGCCGAATGGGTGAAAAACTATGTGagtttttgatattattttatttataatttgaatGAAACTTATCAATTAAAGATAAATTTACAGGTTGTGCAAGCGAGTAACACATATGAGTTTCCGATGTGGATGTTGGATTTTGTACAAGGTCCGCAACGTAAGTATA is a genomic window containing:
- the LOC108837195 gene encoding aldehyde oxidase GLOX-like codes for the protein MAARATTIYTLLLTSLQFLLTFHVTLAAGGKWDLLLSNVGISAMHMQLLPNDRVVMFDRTNFGPSNISLPNGNCRNNPQDPISKIDCTAHSIEYNVESNTVRPLTVQSNTWCSSGSLRPDGVLVQTGGDRDGELKARTFTPCGNNECDWVEINNGLARRRWYSSNHILPDGKQIIIGGQRQFNYEYFPKTTSPNVIDLPFLAETNDRGEENNLYPYVFLNTDGNLFIFANNRAILLDYVKNKVVKTYPAIPGGDPRSYPSTGSAVLLPLKNLEADKIDAEVLVCGGAPKGSFILAFRKRTFVKALDTCARIKINDENPQWTVEKMPHARVMGDMTLLPNGDVLLINGGSSGSAAWELGREPVFVPDLYHPENPVNSRFESLNPNTIPRMYHSTAILLRDGRVLVGGSNPHAFYNFTGVLFEGVDPAE
- the LOC130495776 gene encoding uncharacterized protein LOC130495776; the protein is MDRHIDPVDNNVSREFSEGVEVFIAFASSQNSFMERKTMLCPCVTCGNRKQRDVRTVSRHLYRVGFKSNYYVWSSHGETYYDVGQSSTGGQFMGDEARYADGPYEENISGGDFGSTEIPENLMEEPNEEQYEERVFEAFEAANQPLYDGCVEGISQLYLASRLMKVKTDHNLAESCMDEISQTFRDVLPQPNIAPESYYEMKKLTKSLGLPVVKIDICEDNCMLFWKEDRELLACRFCGKDRYHQNNHGKGKRRPKQRMFYLPIMERLRRLYQQEATAAQMRWHTEHESPDGEMHHPSDAAAWKHFNKVYPDFAAESRNVYLGLSTDGFNPVGMSGESHSVWPVIVTPYNLPPGMCMKREYFFLSVLVPGPRHPKKSIDIYLQPLIEELKSLWSDGVEAYDVSKKQNFTMRAALMWTINDFPAYGMMSGWMTHGRLACPYCLDDTKSFWLQHGRKHSWFDCHRMFLPREHPYRRNVQAFRKGKTVTDDPPPWLTGEEILRERINNIEGLKKTVDCGGNGHEKSASTINGYGKDHNWVKKSIFWELPYWENLLLRHNLDFMHVEKNFFDNLINTVLNVPGKTKDNAKSRMDLPDLCRRSELHMKDDGTMPVPIFRLSKEETKEFLRWLKNDIKFPDGYASKFSRCIDETNGKISGLKSHDCHVIMQRLLPFAFKELLPKSVHIAISEIALFFRDISAKILKHEDVAILKENIAVKLCNLETIFPPSFFDVMEHLAVHLADEAALGGPVQYRWMYPFERYMYHLKKKVKNKAHIGGSIVAQYVNEEISTASANFFGNPQVVPEVPLPGEVRFTYQYPDVPNLFYHEGRVSGKSEEKWLTDDDYTVLQTFLMLNCDTFEPYERMFKEFMMERDPYMSSNDLQILKDQQFAEWVKNYVVQASNTYEFPMWMLDFVQGPQRKYKSWPIYHSRGYCFHTHSHGQDKKTQHYGVQVRGTTDTDYYGLIEEIMMVEYFGSVGLKAMVFKCKWFDTTEGRGIRKHRSGIVDVSPRWQYEKYDPFILSGNCDQVCFIPYPRVRHTSANDWWTCTKVIPRGVRETSEDALVALQDDTHNQVVAHSGMLRIEAYIVEDDSDYESTPVIPPNDEYVSEDDLDEACTDSDSESD